One genomic segment of Hevea brasiliensis isolate MT/VB/25A 57/8 chromosome 3, ASM3005281v1, whole genome shotgun sequence includes these proteins:
- the LOC110662756 gene encoding receptor-like protein 7 isoform X2: protein MKIPLSLWFPLLPLLTLLFGVPVALASGVCQTDQKSLLVELKNTLIFNQSKSTKLVAWNYNADCCGWAGVTCDKGGLGYVTGLNLSNESISSGIDKSDAIFSLQYLQNLDLSFNNFNTSFPAGFANLTRLISLNLSNAGFMGQIPIEISNITKLVTLDLSMLYYLGVRSLKLEKPNLATLVQSLKQLRELRLDGVNISANGNEWCQALSSSLPNLQVLSLSNCSLSGPIDPSLAKLQSLSVISMGRNNLSAPVPEFFANFSNLRILLLTYCNLRGTFPPKVFQVSTLEILDLSYNQELRGYMPDHLQNASLKTLVLSYTNFSGALPDSIGTLKNLSKIGLEACNFSGLIPTSIANLTELVHLDFSSNIFSGPIPSLGRSKKLMYIDFSYNQLSGEISSTQWAGLLNLTYVDLRYNSLNGDIPSSLFAIPSLQKIQLSFNQFTGQFPNISGASSSSLDTLDLSSNKLEGHIPRWVFNISRLNVLLLSSNKFSGTIKLGWIQKLHKLATLNLSHNKLTVIANFTLYSLPQMTTIKLASCNLKVFPYLRNQSKLVYLDLSDNQINGKVPRWIGEVGFDTLLYLNLSQNLLMSLPEPLSLPTSLAVLDLHNNVLQGNVPLPPPSVTYVDCSNNNFSSIPPNIGRNKFRGSIPDKFPSTCELKTLYLNGNLLEGKLPKSLANCTTLEVLDLGNNKMNDIFPCLLKNISSLRVLILRKNNFHGKIGCPNNHGPWPKLQIVDLASNNFGYILPNGCLNTWEAMKRNGNETDGHLSFEALSLSGLYYQDSITVTIKGLQLELLKILTIFTSIDFSDNHFVGPIPDVIGNFNALYVLNLSHNALAGRIPPFLGNLSQLESLDLSVNQLSGTIPQELVGLTFLSFLNVSYNQLVGNIPTGNQFLTFENISFGGNKGLCGPQLSKSCSHTNSLAPAGQTIKKRNGVDWQFIVPGMGFGVGAAAVVAPLMFWKKLNKWYDDRIDKILMVLLPMLGLVYYTSNDWRIAAEENFEEDSTDADYEESEDDLEGRFCVFCTKLDLTRKRAIHDLKCTCYHSPPLSSSSSCSSFSSVASQ, encoded by the exons ATGAAAATTCCTTTATCCTTATGGTTTCCATTGCTGCCTCTTTTAACACTGCTCTTTGGTGTCCCTGTAGCTTTGGCTTCTGGCGTATGCCAGACCGATCAGAAATCCTTGTTGGTCGAATTGAAGAACActctcatattcaatcaatccaagTCTACAAAACTGGTGGCATGGAATTACAACGCAGATTGCTGTGGGTGGGCTGGTGTAACCTGCGATAAGGGTGGTCTTGGTTATGTTACTGGCCTCAATTTGAGCAACGAATCAATTTCTAGCGGAATTGACAAATCAGATGCAATCTTCAGCCTTCAATATCTCCAGAATCTAGATTTGTCTTTCAACAACTTCAACACAAGTTTTCCCGCTGGATTTGCCAACCTCACTCGTTTGATTTCCCTCAACTTGTCCAACGCTGGATTTATGGGTCAAATTCCAATTGAAATTTCAAACATAACAAAATTGGTGACTCTTGATCTTTCAATGCTCTACTACCTTGGAGTTCGATCACTGAAACTTGAGAAACCAAATTTGGCAACACTGGTTCAAAGTCTTAAACAGCTGAGAGAACTTCGTCTTGACGGTGTAAATATATCTGCAAATGGGAATGAGTGGTGTCAGGCCTTATCGTCTTCTCTGCCTAATCTGCAAGTGTTGAGCTTGTCCAACTGTTCTCTTTCGGGCCCTATTGATCCTTCCCTTGCAAAGCTTCAGTCTCTCTCAGTAATTAGTATGGGCCGTAACAATTTATCTGCCCCAGTTCCAGAATTCTTCGCAAATTTCTCCAATTTGAGGATCTTACTTCTCACCTATTGCAATTTGCGAGGAACATTTCCTCCAAAAGTATTCCAGGTATCAACACTAGAGATTCTTGACTTATCTTACAATCAAGAACTTAGGGGATACATGCCAGATCATTTGCAGAATGCCTCTCTTAAGACCTTGGTGCTCAGCTACACAAATTTTTCAGGGGCACTACCAGATTCCATCGGTACACTTAAGAATCTGTCAAAAATAGGGCTTGAAGCTTGCAACTTCAGTGGATTGATTCCTACTTCAATAGCGAATCTCACTGAACTTGTCCATTTAGACTTCTCATCCAACATATTCAGTGGTCCAATCCCATCATTGGGCAGGTCCAAGAAACTCATGTATATAGATTTTTCTTACAATCAATTGTCTGGTGAGATATCATCCACTCAATGGGCAGGCCTTCTGAATCTTACCTATGTCGACTTGAGGTATAATTCACTTAATGGGGACATTCCGTCATCTTTGTTCGCAATCCCATCACTGCAGAAGATTCAGCTTTCTTTCAACCAATTTACAGGTCAATTTCCTAACATCTCAGgcgcatcttcttcttctttggatACCCTGGATTTGAGTAGCAACAAACTAGAAGGGCATATTCCCCGTTGGGTATTTAATATCAGCAGACTCAACGTCCTCTTACTTTCCTCCAACAAGTTCAGTGGCACTATAAAGCTAGGTTGGATTCAGAAGCTTCATAAACTTGCCACGCTTAATCTTTCACACAACAAGTTGACAGTGATTGCAAATTTCACATTGTATTCCCTTCCGCAGATGACCACAATAAAACTGGCTTCTTGCAATCTAAAAGTATTTCCTTATCTAAGAAATCAGTCAAAACTAGTCTATTTAGACCTGTCAGATAACCAAATTAATGGAAAAGTACCTCGATGGATTGGAGAAGTTGGTTTTGACACTCTCCTCTATCTGAATCTTTCACAGAATCTGCTGATGAGTCTACCAGAACCTCTTTCTCTCCCTACTAGTCTTGCTGTATTGGACCTGCACAATAACGTGCTCCAAGGGAATGTTCCACTTCCTCCGCCATCTGTTACCTATGTGGATTGCTCAAACAATAACTTTTCTTCCATACCACCTAACATTG GAAGGAACAAATTCAGAGGCAGCATTCCAGATAAATTTCCAAGTACCTGTGAATTAAAGACTCTATATCTGAATGGAAATCTATTAGAGGGGAAGCTTCCAAAATCCCTTGCTAATTGCACTACGTTAGAGGTTTTAGACCTTGGGAACAATAAAATGAATGACATATTTCCATGCCTTTTGAAGAACATATCCAGTTTGCGAGTCCTTATTCTAcggaagaacaactttcatggcaaGATTGGATGTCCAAACAACCATGGTCCTTGGCCAAAACTTCAGATTGTCGATCTAGCCTCCAACAATTTTGGTTATATTCTACCAAATGGATGCTTGAATACGTGGGAGGCAATGAAAAGAAATGGAAATGAAACAGATGGTCACCTTAGTTTCGAGGCCCTAAGCCTCAGTGGACTGTATTATCAAGATTCAATAACAGTTACAATCAAAGGTCTCCAGTTGGAGCTGTTGAAGATCCTAACAATTTTCACGTCCATTGACTTCTCTGACAACCATTTTGTAGGGCCAATCCCAGATGTCATTGGCAATTTTAATGCTCTCTATGTTCTCAACTTGTCCCACAATGCACTCGCTGGTCGAATTCCACCATTTTTAGGCAACTTATCACAGCTTGAGTCCTTAGACCTCTCAGTTAATCAGTTGAGTGGAACAATTCCTCAGGAGCTTGTAGGCTTAACATTCCTTTCATTTCTGAATGTCTCATACAATCAGTTGGTAGGAAACATCCCAACAGGTAATCAATTCCTCACATTTGAGAACATTTCATTCGGAGGTAATAAAGGATTATGTGGGCCTCAGTTGTCAAAATCTTGCTCACATACCAATTCATTAGCACCCGCTGGACAAACCATCAAAAAAAGGAATGGAGTTGATTGGCAGTTCATAGTCCCTGGCATGGGGTTTGGGGTAGGAGCAGCAGCTGTTGTTGCACCTTTAATGTTCTGGAAGAAGTTAAACAAATGGTATGATGATCGTATAGATAAAATTCTGATGGTTCTTCTTCCAATGTTGGGATTGGTGTACTACACAAGTAATGATTGGAGAATTGCAGCTGAGGAAAATTTTGAAGAAGATAGCACAGATGCTGACTATGAGGAAAGTGAAGATGATCTTGAAGGACGGTTCTGTGTTTTCTGTACAAAACTCGATCTCACAAGGAAACGGGCCATTCATGACCTGAAATGTACTTGTTATCACTCACCACCCCTATCTTCTTCATCATCTTGTTCTTCCTTCTCCTCAGTTGCTTCTCAATAG
- the LOC110662756 gene encoding receptor-like protein 7 isoform X1: MKIPLSLWFPLLPLLTLLFGVPVALASGVCQTDQKSLLVELKNTLIFNQSKSTKLVAWNYNADCCGWAGVTCDKGGLGYVTGLNLSNESISSGIDKSDAIFSLQYLQNLDLSFNNFNTSFPAGFANLTRLISLNLSNAGFMGQIPIEISNITKLVTLDLSMLYYLGVRSLKLEKPNLATLVQSLKQLRELRLDGVNISANGNEWCQALSSSLPNLQVLSLSNCSLSGPIDPSLAKLQSLSVISMGRNNLSAPVPEFFANFSNLRILLLTYCNLRGTFPPKVFQVSTLEILDLSYNQELRGYMPDHLQNASLKTLVLSYTNFSGALPDSIGTLKNLSKIGLEACNFSGLIPTSIANLTELVHLDFSSNIFSGPIPSLGRSKKLMYIDFSYNQLSGEISSTQWAGLLNLTYVDLRYNSLNGDIPSSLFAIPSLQKIQLSFNQFTGQFPNISGASSSSLDTLDLSSNKLEGHIPRWVFNISRLNVLLLSSNKFSGTIKLGWIQKLHKLATLNLSHNKLTVIANFTLYSLPQMTTIKLASCNLKVFPYLRNQSKLVYLDLSDNQINGKVPRWIGEVGFDTLLYLNLSQNLLMSLPEPLSLPTSLAVLDLHNNVLQGNVPLPPPSVTYVDCSNNNFSSIPPNIGKSLSFTIFFSLSNNGIVGVIPESICNASYLQVLDLSNNSLSGTIPPCLMERSKTLGVLNLGRNKFRGSIPDKFPSTCELKTLYLNGNLLEGKLPKSLANCTTLEVLDLGNNKMNDIFPCLLKNISSLRVLILRKNNFHGKIGCPNNHGPWPKLQIVDLASNNFGYILPNGCLNTWEAMKRNGNETDGHLSFEALSLSGLYYQDSITVTIKGLQLELLKILTIFTSIDFSDNHFVGPIPDVIGNFNALYVLNLSHNALAGRIPPFLGNLSQLESLDLSVNQLSGTIPQELVGLTFLSFLNVSYNQLVGNIPTGNQFLTFENISFGGNKGLCGPQLSKSCSHTNSLAPAGQTIKKRNGVDWQFIVPGMGFGVGAAAVVAPLMFWKKLNKWYDDRIDKILMVLLPMLGLVYYTSNDWRIAAEENFEEDSTDADYEESEDDLEGRFCVFCTKLDLTRKRAIHDLKCTCYHSPPLSSSSSCSSFSSVASQ, from the coding sequence ATGAAAATTCCTTTATCCTTATGGTTTCCATTGCTGCCTCTTTTAACACTGCTCTTTGGTGTCCCTGTAGCTTTGGCTTCTGGCGTATGCCAGACCGATCAGAAATCCTTGTTGGTCGAATTGAAGAACActctcatattcaatcaatccaagTCTACAAAACTGGTGGCATGGAATTACAACGCAGATTGCTGTGGGTGGGCTGGTGTAACCTGCGATAAGGGTGGTCTTGGTTATGTTACTGGCCTCAATTTGAGCAACGAATCAATTTCTAGCGGAATTGACAAATCAGATGCAATCTTCAGCCTTCAATATCTCCAGAATCTAGATTTGTCTTTCAACAACTTCAACACAAGTTTTCCCGCTGGATTTGCCAACCTCACTCGTTTGATTTCCCTCAACTTGTCCAACGCTGGATTTATGGGTCAAATTCCAATTGAAATTTCAAACATAACAAAATTGGTGACTCTTGATCTTTCAATGCTCTACTACCTTGGAGTTCGATCACTGAAACTTGAGAAACCAAATTTGGCAACACTGGTTCAAAGTCTTAAACAGCTGAGAGAACTTCGTCTTGACGGTGTAAATATATCTGCAAATGGGAATGAGTGGTGTCAGGCCTTATCGTCTTCTCTGCCTAATCTGCAAGTGTTGAGCTTGTCCAACTGTTCTCTTTCGGGCCCTATTGATCCTTCCCTTGCAAAGCTTCAGTCTCTCTCAGTAATTAGTATGGGCCGTAACAATTTATCTGCCCCAGTTCCAGAATTCTTCGCAAATTTCTCCAATTTGAGGATCTTACTTCTCACCTATTGCAATTTGCGAGGAACATTTCCTCCAAAAGTATTCCAGGTATCAACACTAGAGATTCTTGACTTATCTTACAATCAAGAACTTAGGGGATACATGCCAGATCATTTGCAGAATGCCTCTCTTAAGACCTTGGTGCTCAGCTACACAAATTTTTCAGGGGCACTACCAGATTCCATCGGTACACTTAAGAATCTGTCAAAAATAGGGCTTGAAGCTTGCAACTTCAGTGGATTGATTCCTACTTCAATAGCGAATCTCACTGAACTTGTCCATTTAGACTTCTCATCCAACATATTCAGTGGTCCAATCCCATCATTGGGCAGGTCCAAGAAACTCATGTATATAGATTTTTCTTACAATCAATTGTCTGGTGAGATATCATCCACTCAATGGGCAGGCCTTCTGAATCTTACCTATGTCGACTTGAGGTATAATTCACTTAATGGGGACATTCCGTCATCTTTGTTCGCAATCCCATCACTGCAGAAGATTCAGCTTTCTTTCAACCAATTTACAGGTCAATTTCCTAACATCTCAGgcgcatcttcttcttctttggatACCCTGGATTTGAGTAGCAACAAACTAGAAGGGCATATTCCCCGTTGGGTATTTAATATCAGCAGACTCAACGTCCTCTTACTTTCCTCCAACAAGTTCAGTGGCACTATAAAGCTAGGTTGGATTCAGAAGCTTCATAAACTTGCCACGCTTAATCTTTCACACAACAAGTTGACAGTGATTGCAAATTTCACATTGTATTCCCTTCCGCAGATGACCACAATAAAACTGGCTTCTTGCAATCTAAAAGTATTTCCTTATCTAAGAAATCAGTCAAAACTAGTCTATTTAGACCTGTCAGATAACCAAATTAATGGAAAAGTACCTCGATGGATTGGAGAAGTTGGTTTTGACACTCTCCTCTATCTGAATCTTTCACAGAATCTGCTGATGAGTCTACCAGAACCTCTTTCTCTCCCTACTAGTCTTGCTGTATTGGACCTGCACAATAACGTGCTCCAAGGGAATGTTCCACTTCCTCCGCCATCTGTTACCTATGTGGATTGCTCAAACAATAACTTTTCTTCCATACCACCTAACATTGGTAAGTCTCTCTCCTTCaccattttcttttctctttcaaaCAATGGCATCGTAGGAGTTATTCCTGAATCAATATGCAATGCTAGTTATCTACAAGTTCTTGATCTGTCCAACAACAGTTTGAGTGGCACAATACCACCCTGTTTAATGGAGAGAAGTAAGACTCTTGGTGTTTTAAATTTAGGAAGGAACAAATTCAGAGGCAGCATTCCAGATAAATTTCCAAGTACCTGTGAATTAAAGACTCTATATCTGAATGGAAATCTATTAGAGGGGAAGCTTCCAAAATCCCTTGCTAATTGCACTACGTTAGAGGTTTTAGACCTTGGGAACAATAAAATGAATGACATATTTCCATGCCTTTTGAAGAACATATCCAGTTTGCGAGTCCTTATTCTAcggaagaacaactttcatggcaaGATTGGATGTCCAAACAACCATGGTCCTTGGCCAAAACTTCAGATTGTCGATCTAGCCTCCAACAATTTTGGTTATATTCTACCAAATGGATGCTTGAATACGTGGGAGGCAATGAAAAGAAATGGAAATGAAACAGATGGTCACCTTAGTTTCGAGGCCCTAAGCCTCAGTGGACTGTATTATCAAGATTCAATAACAGTTACAATCAAAGGTCTCCAGTTGGAGCTGTTGAAGATCCTAACAATTTTCACGTCCATTGACTTCTCTGACAACCATTTTGTAGGGCCAATCCCAGATGTCATTGGCAATTTTAATGCTCTCTATGTTCTCAACTTGTCCCACAATGCACTCGCTGGTCGAATTCCACCATTTTTAGGCAACTTATCACAGCTTGAGTCCTTAGACCTCTCAGTTAATCAGTTGAGTGGAACAATTCCTCAGGAGCTTGTAGGCTTAACATTCCTTTCATTTCTGAATGTCTCATACAATCAGTTGGTAGGAAACATCCCAACAGGTAATCAATTCCTCACATTTGAGAACATTTCATTCGGAGGTAATAAAGGATTATGTGGGCCTCAGTTGTCAAAATCTTGCTCACATACCAATTCATTAGCACCCGCTGGACAAACCATCAAAAAAAGGAATGGAGTTGATTGGCAGTTCATAGTCCCTGGCATGGGGTTTGGGGTAGGAGCAGCAGCTGTTGTTGCACCTTTAATGTTCTGGAAGAAGTTAAACAAATGGTATGATGATCGTATAGATAAAATTCTGATGGTTCTTCTTCCAATGTTGGGATTGGTGTACTACACAAGTAATGATTGGAGAATTGCAGCTGAGGAAAATTTTGAAGAAGATAGCACAGATGCTGACTATGAGGAAAGTGAAGATGATCTTGAAGGACGGTTCTGTGTTTTCTGTACAAAACTCGATCTCACAAGGAAACGGGCCATTCATGACCTGAAATGTACTTGTTATCACTCACCACCCCTATCTTCTTCATCATCTTGTTCTTCCTTCTCCTCAGTTGCTTCTCAATAG
- the LOC110662757 gene encoding uncharacterized protein LOC110662757 translates to MADEFRLVSPAIDHEGRLPRKYTEEGQGARKNLSPPLEWYNVPEGTRSLALVVQDIDAPDPEGPIVPWTCWVVVNIPPTLKKLPEGFSGKEEETGGDYTGIKEGNNDHKVPGWRGPKLPSHGHRFEFKLFALDEELSLGNKVTKEKLLEAIEGHVLGEAVLMCKF, encoded by the exons ATGGCGGATGAGTTCAGGCTGGTGTCCCCTGCAATAGACCATGAAGGAAGGTTGCCAAGAAAGTACACAGAGGAAGGTCAAGGAGCACGCAAGAATCTATCCCCACCTCTGGAGTGGTATAATGTGCCAGAAGGAACCAGGAGCCTGGCCTTGGTGGTGCAGGACATAGACGCACCTGACCCAGAAGGTCCTATTGTTCCCTGGACCTGCTGGGTCGTAGTTAATATACCCCCTACGTTAAAGAAGCTACCTGAGGGTTTCTCGGGGAAAGAAGAGGAAACAGGTGGTGATTATACAGGGATCAAGGAAGGAAACAATGACCATAAGGTTCCAGGGTGGCGTGGACCCAAGCTTCCAAGTCATGGACATAGGTTCGAGTTCAAGCTCTTTGCTTTGGATGAGGAACTGAGTCTTGGAAACAAG GTGACAaaagagaagctgttggaggcaaTTGAGGGGCATGTTCTGGGAGAAGCAGTCCTGATGTGCAAGTTTTGA